A stretch of the Pseudomonas sp. ACM7 genome encodes the following:
- a CDS encoding DUF6124 family protein: MFKVTPNPPRKPSTIFLIDPKVDNETLLAHACESLASASVMASDFAGFLEGSQRNTLLGIQQIIMLGELAVNRVLDNLDPPG; the protein is encoded by the coding sequence ATGTTCAAAGTCACACCCAACCCTCCGCGCAAACCCAGCACCATCTTCCTCATCGACCCCAAGGTCGATAATGAAACCCTGCTCGCTCACGCCTGCGAATCGTTAGCGTCGGCCAGCGTCATGGCCAGTGATTTTGCCGGCTTTCTGGAAGGTTCTCAGCGCAACACCCTGCTGGGAATTCAGCAAATCATCATGTTGGGGGAATTGGCGGTGAATCGAGTGCTGGATAACCTCGATCCGCCAGGGTAA
- a CDS encoding TerC family protein: MEWLTNPEIWVAFFTLTALEIVLGIDNIIMISILVSRMPKHMQQRTRIFGLALAMVTRILLLLSITWVMRLTADLFEVFGQGISGRDLILFFGGLFLLWKSSQEMYHALEGEDETNEEPGGKGGNFLYTIIQIAIIDIVFSLDSVITAVGMVSYVPVMVAAIIVAVLVMMWASGTISEFIDKHPSLKMLALSFLLIVGTVLIAESLDVHVPKGYVYFAMAFSLAVEAINIKMRTAMAKKRKQQDPVKLRKDIPGQ, translated from the coding sequence ATGGAATGGCTGACCAACCCTGAAATCTGGGTTGCCTTCTTCACCCTGACCGCCCTGGAAATCGTCCTGGGTATCGATAACATCATTATGATTTCGATCCTGGTCAGCCGCATGCCCAAGCACATGCAACAGCGCACCCGGATTTTCGGCCTGGCACTGGCCATGGTTACGCGGATTCTGTTGCTGCTGTCGATCACTTGGGTCATGCGCCTTACCGCCGACTTGTTCGAAGTGTTCGGCCAGGGTATTTCCGGGCGAGACCTGATCCTGTTCTTCGGTGGTCTGTTCCTGCTGTGGAAGAGCTCGCAAGAGATGTACCACGCGCTGGAAGGTGAAGACGAAACCAATGAGGAGCCGGGCGGCAAGGGCGGCAACTTCCTCTACACCATCATCCAGATCGCAATCATCGACATCGTGTTCTCGCTGGACTCGGTTATCACCGCCGTGGGCATGGTGTCCTACGTTCCGGTCATGGTCGCGGCCATCATCGTTGCCGTACTGGTGATGATGTGGGCTTCCGGCACCATCAGCGAGTTCATCGACAAGCACCCGTCGCTGAAGATGCTGGCGCTGTCGTTCCTGTTGATCGTCGGTACTGTGCTGATTGCTGAATCCCTCGACGTTCACGTGCCAAAAGGCTACGTCTACTTCGCCATGGCGTTCTCGCTGGCGGTGGAAGCGATCAACATCAAGATGCGCACCGCGATGGCGAAAAAGCGCAAGCAGCAGGATCCGGTGAAACTGCGCAAGGACATTCCGGGTCAGTAA
- a CDS encoding CitMHS family transporter: MLTFLGFAMVITFMFLIMTKRLSALIALIIIPILFALFGGFAPKIGPMMLEGITKLAPTGVMLMFAILYFALMIDSGLFDPAVRKILKLVKGDPLKVSVGTAVLALVVSLDGDGATTYMICVAAMLPLYARIGMSPRIMAGLIILAGGVMNMTPWGGPTARAASALHVDPSDIFVPMIPAMAFGVVAILLIAYFYGKRERARLGELHLVGEEIDHSEISVSQFPDARRPNLIWFNGALTLALMCTLVAGLLPMPVLFMVAFSIAMIVNYPCLQQQKDRVAAHAGSVLAVVGLIFAAGIFTGILSGTGMVDAMSKSLLAVIPDFLGPYLAVITALVSMPFTFFMSNDAFYYGVLPVLAEAASHYGITAVEMARASIVGQPVHLLSPLVPSTYLLVALAGIDFGDHQRFTLKWAVLVCMCILIAALLMGIFPLFSTL, translated from the coding sequence ATGCTGACTTTCCTTGGCTTTGCCATGGTCATCACGTTCATGTTCCTGATCATGACCAAGCGCCTTTCCGCGCTGATCGCTCTGATCATCATCCCGATTCTGTTCGCGCTGTTCGGTGGTTTTGCGCCGAAGATCGGCCCGATGATGCTCGAAGGCATCACCAAGCTCGCACCGACCGGTGTGATGCTGATGTTCGCCATTCTGTACTTCGCCCTGATGATTGACTCCGGCCTGTTCGACCCGGCCGTGCGCAAGATCCTCAAACTGGTCAAGGGCGACCCGTTGAAAGTTTCGGTCGGCACCGCCGTACTGGCGCTCGTCGTCTCCCTCGATGGTGACGGCGCGACCACTTATATGATCTGCGTGGCCGCCATGCTGCCGCTCTACGCCCGCATCGGCATGAGCCCGCGGATCATGGCCGGCCTGATCATCCTCGCCGGTGGCGTGATGAACATGACGCCATGGGGCGGCCCGACCGCTCGCGCCGCCAGTGCGCTGCATGTGGACCCGTCCGATATTTTCGTACCCATGATTCCGGCGATGGCTTTCGGCGTTGTGGCAATCCTCTTGATTGCCTACTTCTATGGCAAGCGTGAGCGTGCGCGCCTGGGTGAGCTGCACCTGGTGGGCGAAGAAATAGACCACAGTGAAATCAGCGTTTCGCAATTCCCGGATGCCCGTCGTCCGAATTTGATCTGGTTCAACGGCGCCCTGACCCTGGCCCTGATGTGCACCCTGGTTGCCGGTCTGTTGCCGATGCCTGTGCTGTTCATGGTGGCGTTCAGCATCGCGATGATCGTCAACTATCCGTGCCTGCAACAGCAGAAGGACCGCGTCGCGGCCCACGCCGGTAGCGTGCTGGCGGTAGTCGGTTTGATCTTCGCGGCCGGTATCTTCACCGGTATCCTGTCGGGCACCGGCATGGTCGATGCGATGTCGAAAAGCCTGTTGGCGGTTATCCCGGACTTCCTCGGCCCGTACCTGGCGGTGATCACTGCACTGGTGAGCATGCCGTTCACGTTCTTCATGTCGAACGATGCATTTTATTACGGCGTGTTACCGGTACTTGCGGAAGCCGCCAGCCATTACGGTATAACCGCGGTTGAAATGGCACGTGCCTCGATCGTCGGTCAGCCCGTCCACCTGTTGAGCCCGCTGGTACCATCGACCTACCTGTTGGTGGCCCTGGCCGGTATCGACTTCGGTGATCACCAGCGTTTTACCCTGAAGTGGGCAGTGCTGGTTTGCATGTGCATACTGATCGCCGCCTTGCTGATGGGGATTTTTCCGCTGTTCAGCACTCTATAA
- a CDS encoding GFA family protein, which translates to MVEIHTGGCHCGHLRYQFSGPLHDIAHCHCSICRRVSGGIVTTWITLPASAFEWVKGIPAQYDSSTTCVRYFCGNCGAQLALSTHLSPDSIDVTIATLDHPEQAPAQRHIWTDNRLPWLHLDEHLPGEAEEQL; encoded by the coding sequence ATGGTCGAAATTCATACAGGCGGCTGCCACTGCGGACATCTGCGCTATCAATTCAGTGGGCCTTTGCACGACATCGCCCACTGTCATTGTTCGATTTGCCGACGGGTCAGCGGCGGGATCGTGACCACCTGGATCACCCTGCCCGCGTCAGCCTTTGAATGGGTGAAGGGGATACCCGCGCAGTACGACTCTTCAACAACCTGCGTGCGGTATTTTTGCGGCAACTGTGGGGCGCAGCTGGCGCTGTCAACGCACCTGAGCCCGGACAGCATCGACGTGACCATCGCCACCCTCGATCATCCCGAGCAGGCACCCGCCCAACGGCATATCTGGACGGACAACCGTCTGCCCTGGCTGCATCTGGATGAACATTTGCCCGGCGAAGCTGAGGAACAGTTGTAA
- a CDS encoding DOPA 4,5-dioxygenase family protein, with product MQRIKGYHAHVYFDASTLPQARALCEQAAQLFPVKMGRVHERPVGPHPDWSCQLAFEPQYIGDVLPWLALNRKGLVVFLHPDTGDDLLDHSEHAIWMGAIRPLDLSIF from the coding sequence ATGCAGCGGATCAAGGGCTACCACGCCCATGTTTATTTCGACGCCAGCACCCTTCCTCAGGCGCGAGCCTTGTGTGAGCAGGCGGCGCAACTGTTTCCAGTGAAAATGGGTCGCGTCCATGAACGCCCGGTGGGCCCGCACCCGGATTGGAGCTGCCAGTTGGCTTTCGAGCCGCAATACATCGGCGACGTGCTGCCCTGGCTTGCGCTCAACCGCAAGGGTTTGGTGGTGTTCCTGCACCCGGACACCGGCGACGATCTGCTCGACCACTCCGAGCACGCCATCTGGATGGGCGCGATTCGGCCACTGGATCTGTCTATTTTTTGA
- a CDS encoding NAD(P)-dependent oxidoreductase yields the protein MKNAETPVVKVVLYGAMSSLGSALMAEMLRRQHEVIAILDDLTALAPRPGLRTKTGDLFDAKRVKQSVAGCSAVICLLDAPGLPMNSEHVEKSIVPGPVEQVLAVDALIDGMQASGIARLFLVGDFEVLDDPEIEDRLQRHAAEEIREALQSSTLHWTLVNAPRGVPGLTIEHFSHVSSSLEPGLAEPLERLSRVAVGIADELRLNLHVGEHVNFVATSEP from the coding sequence ATGAAAAATGCCGAAACCCCGGTGGTGAAAGTGGTGCTTTATGGTGCCATGAGTAGCCTGGGCAGTGCGCTGATGGCTGAAATGCTGCGGCGCCAACATGAAGTGATCGCGATTCTCGATGATTTGACGGCGCTCGCGCCGCGCCCGGGATTGCGGACCAAGACCGGTGATTTGTTCGACGCCAAGCGAGTCAAGCAGAGCGTCGCCGGGTGTTCGGCGGTGATCTGTCTCCTGGATGCACCCGGATTGCCGATGAACAGCGAGCACGTGGAAAAATCCATCGTGCCCGGCCCGGTCGAGCAAGTGCTGGCGGTGGATGCTCTGATCGATGGCATGCAGGCCTCAGGGATTGCCCGGCTGTTTCTGGTCGGAGATTTCGAGGTACTGGACGATCCGGAGATCGAAGATCGACTGCAACGCCACGCCGCCGAAGAAATCCGCGAGGCCCTGCAAAGTAGCACCTTGCACTGGACGCTGGTGAATGCGCCCCGCGGGGTGCCCGGGCTGACCATCGAACATTTCAGCCACGTCAGCAGCAGCCTGGAGCCGGGTCTCGCCGAACCGCTTGAACGGTTGAGCCGGGTGGCGGTCGGGATTGCCGATGAGTTGCGGTTGAACCTGCATGTCGGTGAGCATGTGAATTTCGTTGCGACTTCAGAGCCGTAA
- a CDS encoding LysR family transcriptional regulator — protein MYDALGDLSLDLLRAFEAAARQRSFTAAAVELGTTQPAISQQIKRLEEQLGTRLFDRIYRGIELTEAGTILFEQVQLGLQNIDAGLSAISAQHQHEVLQVATDFAFAAYWLMPRLHRFHAANPQVDVSLVTSERSLNMLRTDIDVAVLFGDGRFKQGESHWLFSEEVFPVCSPLLLKDRPLPLPSQSLLEFPLLHLRGENSSNWFDWSGVFRELGIASAPAPGQLRFDNYTLLIQAAIGGQGVAIGWRHLVDNLLAQGLLCRPIAETVISRLGYYVVLPQRKRRGALIQQFVDWLMAEQASSAQSLNGLPLPSIAV, from the coding sequence ATGTATGACGCCCTTGGTGATTTGTCTCTGGATTTGCTTCGCGCCTTTGAAGCGGCGGCCCGTCAGCGCAGTTTCACGGCTGCCGCGGTAGAGCTCGGCACCACGCAACCGGCCATCAGCCAGCAGATCAAACGGTTGGAAGAGCAACTCGGGACGCGGCTGTTCGACCGGATCTATCGTGGCATTGAATTGACCGAGGCCGGAACGATCCTGTTTGAGCAGGTTCAGCTCGGATTGCAGAACATCGACGCAGGATTGAGTGCGATCAGTGCACAGCACCAACATGAAGTGTTGCAGGTCGCCACCGATTTCGCCTTCGCCGCGTATTGGCTGATGCCGCGCCTGCACCGCTTCCATGCCGCCAATCCTCAGGTGGATGTCAGCCTGGTCACCAGCGAACGCAGCCTCAACATGCTGCGCACCGATATTGATGTGGCGGTGTTGTTTGGTGATGGCCGATTCAAGCAGGGCGAAAGCCATTGGCTGTTCAGCGAAGAAGTCTTTCCGGTGTGCAGCCCGCTGCTGTTGAAGGATCGTCCCCTGCCCTTGCCATCCCAGTCATTGCTCGAGTTCCCGCTGCTGCACCTTCGAGGCGAAAACAGTAGCAACTGGTTCGACTGGAGCGGCGTGTTTCGGGAGTTGGGGATCGCTTCGGCACCCGCGCCTGGGCAATTGCGCTTCGACAATTACACGTTGCTGATCCAGGCGGCAATTGGCGGCCAGGGCGTGGCCATCGGGTGGCGGCACCTTGTGGATAACTTGCTGGCGCAAGGTTTGTTGTGTCGACCGATTGCGGAAACTGTCATTTCCAGGCTCGGCTATTACGTGGTCCTGCCCCAGCGAAAAAGGCGTGGTGCGCTGATTCAACAGTTTGTGGACTGGCTGATGGCCGAGCAGGCCAGCAGTGCGCAATCGCTGAACGGCTTACCGTTACCGTCGATTGCCGTTTAG
- the betC gene encoding choline-sulfatase, which produces MKRKNILFIMADQMAAPMLPFYGPSPIKLPNLSRLAAQGVVFDAAYCNSPLCAPSRFTLVSGQLPSKIGAYDNAADFPADVPTYAHYLRRLGYRTALSGKMHFCGPDQLHGYEERLTSDIYPADYGWSVNWDEPDVRPTWFHNMSSVLQAGPCVRTNQLDFDEEVVFKAQQYLFDHIREDGDQPFCLTVSMTHPHDPYTIPKAFWDMYDDADIPLPETPAQTELDPHSQRLLKVYDLWDKPLPVDKIRDARRAYFGACSYIDSNVGKLLQTLEETGLIDNTIIVFSGDHGDMLGERGLWYKMHWYEMAARVPLLISAPGQFRAGRVSAAVSTADLLPTFVELAGGSLEPGLPLDGRSLVSHLQGQGGHDEVFGEYMAEGTISPLMMIRRGAYKFIYSEDDPCLLFDVHNDPREQEELSQSPQHRPLFDEFLAEARAKWDIPAIHQQVLASQRRRRFVADALTIGKLKSWDHQPLVDASQQYMRNHIDLDDLERKARYPQPCQNQ; this is translated from the coding sequence ATGAAGCGCAAGAATATTCTTTTCATCATGGCCGATCAGATGGCCGCGCCAATGTTGCCGTTCTACGGCCCTTCGCCCATCAAACTGCCCAATCTCAGCCGTCTCGCCGCCCAAGGCGTGGTGTTCGACGCCGCCTATTGCAACAGCCCACTGTGCGCGCCGTCGCGTTTTACCCTGGTCAGCGGTCAGTTGCCGAGCAAGATCGGCGCCTACGACAACGCGGCCGATTTCCCCGCCGACGTACCCACTTATGCCCACTACCTGCGTCGACTCGGCTACCGCACCGCGCTGTCGGGCAAGATGCATTTCTGTGGCCCGGATCAACTGCACGGCTATGAAGAACGCCTGACCAGCGACATCTACCCGGCCGATTACGGCTGGTCGGTGAACTGGGACGAGCCGGACGTGCGTCCAACCTGGTTTCACAACATGTCTTCGGTGCTGCAAGCCGGGCCGTGCGTACGCACCAATCAACTGGATTTCGACGAAGAAGTGGTGTTCAAGGCCCAACAGTATTTGTTCGATCACATTCGTGAGGATGGCGATCAGCCGTTCTGCCTGACCGTTTCGATGACTCACCCACACGACCCGTACACCATTCCCAAGGCCTTCTGGGACATGTACGACGATGCCGATATCCCATTGCCCGAAACCCCGGCGCAGACCGAACTTGATCCACACTCGCAGCGTTTGCTCAAGGTTTACGACCTGTGGGACAAACCGCTGCCTGTGGATAAGATTCGCGATGCACGACGGGCGTACTTCGGTGCGTGCAGCTATATCGACAGCAACGTCGGCAAACTCCTGCAAACACTCGAAGAAACCGGCCTGATCGACAACACCATCATTGTGTTCTCCGGCGACCACGGCGACATGCTCGGCGAGCGTGGTCTCTGGTACAAAATGCACTGGTACGAAATGGCCGCCCGCGTGCCGCTGTTGATCAGTGCGCCGGGGCAATTCAGGGCTGGCCGGGTCAGCGCGGCGGTCTCCACGGCCGATCTGTTGCCGACCTTTGTGGAACTGGCCGGTGGTTCGCTGGAGCCAGGGCTGCCGCTGGATGGTCGCTCACTGGTCTCGCACCTGCAAGGGCAGGGTGGTCATGACGAGGTCTTCGGTGAATACATGGCCGAAGGCACTATTAGCCCGCTGATGATGATTCGCCGCGGCGCCTACAAATTCATCTACAGCGAAGACGATCCTTGCCTGCTCTTCGACGTACACAACGACCCGCGTGAACAGGAGGAACTCAGCCAATCGCCGCAACATCGGCCGCTTTTCGATGAATTTCTCGCTGAAGCCCGGGCCAAGTGGGATATCCCGGCGATCCACCAACAAGTGCTCGCCAGCCAACGGCGCCGACGTTTTGTCGCCGATGCGTTAACCATCGGCAAGCTGAAGAGTTGGGATCACCAGCCGCTGGTGGACGCCAGTCAGCAGTACATGCGCAACCACATCGACCTCGACGATCTGGAGCGTAAAGCACGTTATCCACAACCCTGCCAAAACCAATAA
- the choX gene encoding choline ABC transporter substrate-binding protein, translated as MRRLSTAMTVGLLALGSASAYADQSCETVKMADPGWSDIAATNAITGFLLDGMGYKAKVDTLAVPITFGGLKDGQVDVFLGNWMPAQQGFYDKFVATGDVTQLAKNLDGTEFTLAVPDYVWDAGVHNFADLNKYADKFDKKIYGIGSGAPANISLQEIIKKNDFDMGQWKLVESSEQAMLAEVSRAVKKQKFVTFLGWTPHPMNVQLKMHYLKGGEKYFGDTGSVHTLTRKGYAQACPNIGKLLTNLSFTQEMENSIMADVVNKKVSNADAAKAWIKANPAVLDKWLDGVKTVDGKDALGAVKAKL; from the coding sequence ATGCGTAGGTTATCCACAGCAATGACGGTCGGGCTTCTGGCTCTGGGCAGTGCATCGGCGTATGCCGATCAGAGTTGCGAGACGGTGAAAATGGCCGACCCTGGCTGGAGCGACATTGCCGCCACCAACGCCATCACCGGGTTTCTGCTGGACGGCATGGGCTACAAGGCCAAGGTCGACACGCTTGCAGTGCCGATCACCTTTGGCGGCTTGAAAGATGGCCAGGTCGACGTATTTCTCGGTAACTGGATGCCGGCACAACAGGGCTTCTACGACAAGTTCGTGGCCACCGGTGACGTCACTCAATTGGCGAAGAACCTCGACGGCACCGAATTCACGCTCGCGGTCCCGGATTACGTCTGGGACGCGGGTGTGCATAACTTTGCCGACCTGAACAAATACGCCGACAAGTTCGACAAGAAGATTTACGGCATCGGCTCCGGCGCTCCCGCCAACATCTCCTTGCAGGAAATCATCAAGAAGAACGACTTTGACATGGGCCAGTGGAAACTGGTCGAGTCCAGTGAGCAGGCGATGCTGGCGGAAGTGTCTCGTGCGGTGAAAAAACAGAAGTTCGTGACCTTCCTCGGCTGGACCCCGCACCCGATGAACGTGCAACTGAAAATGCACTATCTGAAGGGCGGCGAGAAGTACTTCGGCGACACCGGCAGCGTCCACACCCTGACCCGCAAAGGTTATGCACAGGCCTGCCCGAACATCGGCAAACTGCTCACCAACCTGAGTTTCACCCAGGAAATGGAGAACAGCATCATGGCCGACGTGGTGAACAAGAAGGTCAGCAATGCTGATGCGGCCAAGGCGTGGATCAAGGCTAATCCGGCGGTGCTGGATAAGTGGCTGGACGGGGTGAAGACCGTGGATGGGAAAGATGCGTTGGGGGCGGTGAAAGCCAAGCTCTAG
- a CDS encoding SulP family inorganic anion transporter → MAFPSRHSLFPFLSWLPRQTRASVGRDLIVGLSGAILALPQSIAYALIAGLPPEYGLYAAIIPVLIACLWGSSWHLICGPTAAISIVLYASVSPLAVPASEDYVTLILLLTLLAGIFQWLLGLLRFGALVNFVSHSVVLGFTLGAAVVIAIGQLPNLLGLELPNQATALNSLMMLLSHLGAVDKPSLMLGLATVVVGVILKLLLPRWPTLLITLALSGLLVWLWPSMFGHVKLVSAFVGRLPPFSPLPLDLDLILRLLPSAVAVGMLGLVTSLSIARSLSARSQQLLDANQEVRAQGLSNMVGAFFSGSLSAGSFTRSGLSYEAGACSPMAGVFSAVWVALFAIFGANLIAHIPIPAMAGSILLIAWGLVDHRGIRALLRVSRAEFLVMALTCIATLLLELQTAIYAGVLASLFFYLKRTSQPRVQHWRDGDEDILRVGGSIFFGASHYLQVRLQRMHGARVVIEAQQINFIDYSGVEMLHQEARRLLRQDRSLTLRRARPQVVEELRKLEGAEKCPIRFED, encoded by the coding sequence ATGGCCTTTCCAAGCCGCCATTCGCTCTTCCCTTTCCTCAGCTGGTTGCCTCGGCAAACCCGCGCCAGCGTCGGTCGCGATCTGATCGTCGGCCTCAGCGGCGCGATTCTCGCGTTGCCGCAATCCATTGCCTACGCGCTGATCGCCGGTCTCCCACCTGAATACGGTCTATATGCTGCGATTATCCCGGTGCTGATCGCCTGTCTCTGGGGTTCTTCGTGGCACTTGATCTGCGGTCCTACGGCGGCGATTTCTATTGTCTTGTACGCCAGCGTCAGTCCCCTGGCCGTTCCGGCGTCAGAGGACTACGTCACCCTGATCCTTTTGCTGACGCTGCTTGCCGGCATTTTCCAGTGGCTGCTCGGTTTGCTGCGCTTCGGCGCCTTGGTGAATTTCGTCTCGCACTCGGTAGTGCTGGGTTTCACCCTCGGCGCGGCGGTGGTGATTGCCATTGGTCAACTGCCGAATCTGTTGGGGCTGGAATTGCCCAACCAAGCGACGGCGCTGAACAGCTTGATGATGCTGTTGAGTCATCTCGGCGCTGTGGATAAACCGTCGCTAATGCTGGGCCTGGCGACGGTCGTCGTGGGCGTGATCCTAAAATTGCTCCTGCCGCGCTGGCCGACGCTGTTGATCACCTTGGCGCTGAGCGGATTGCTGGTCTGGCTCTGGCCATCGATGTTTGGTCATGTGAAGTTGGTCAGCGCGTTTGTCGGGCGGCTGCCGCCCTTCAGCCCGCTGCCGCTGGATCTTGATCTGATTCTGCGCTTGCTACCCAGCGCGGTGGCGGTGGGCATGCTCGGGCTGGTCACCAGTCTGTCGATTGCCCGATCCTTGTCGGCCCGCTCCCAGCAGTTGCTCGACGCCAACCAAGAGGTCCGCGCCCAGGGTTTATCGAACATGGTCGGTGCGTTTTTTTCCGGATCGCTGTCAGCCGGTTCCTTCACCCGCTCCGGCCTGAGCTACGAAGCCGGTGCCTGCTCGCCAATGGCCGGCGTTTTTTCGGCGGTGTGGGTGGCGCTGTTCGCCATCTTCGGCGCGAATTTGATCGCGCACATTCCGATCCCGGCCATGGCCGGCAGCATTCTGTTGATCGCGTGGGGGCTGGTGGATCATCGCGGTATTCGCGCGTTGTTGCGGGTCAGCCGCGCCGAGTTTCTGGTCATGGCGCTGACCTGTATCGCCACGTTGCTGCTGGAATTGCAGACCGCGATCTACGCCGGGGTGCTGGCTTCGCTGTTCTTCTACCTCAAACGCACCTCGCAACCGCGAGTCCAGCATTGGCGGGATGGGGATGAAGACATCCTGCGAGTTGGCGGCTCAATCTTTTTCGGCGCCAGCCATTACCTGCAAGTACGCCTGCAACGAATGCACGGCGCGCGCGTGGTGATCGAGGCGCAGCAAATCAACTTCATCGACTATTCAGGCGTGGAGATGTTGCACCAGGAAGCGCGACGGCTACTGCGCCAGGATCGCAGCCTGACCCTGCGGCGGGCACGGCCGCAGGTGGTGGAAGAATTGAGGAAGCTGGAAGGCGCGGAGAAATGCCCAATCCGGTTTGAGGACTGA
- the aroE gene encoding shikimate dehydrogenase, with amino-acid sequence MDRYVVFGNPIGHSKSPLIHRLFAEQTAQKLDYRTLLAPLDDFSTCARTFFLEGRGANVTVPFKEEAYRLANSLTARAQRAGAVNTLSKLADGSLLGDNTDGAGLVLDLTVNAGFSLKGKRILLLGAGGAVRGALEPLLAEQPASVIIANRTVEKAELLAELFADLGPVSASSFDWLKESVDLIINATSASLSGDVPPIASSLIEPGKTVCYDMMYGKEPTSFCRWASEHGAAVSMDGLGMLAEQAAEAFFLWRGVRPDTAPVLAELRRQLAL; translated from the coding sequence ATGGACCGTTATGTCGTTTTCGGTAACCCGATTGGCCACAGCAAGTCGCCGCTGATCCACCGCCTGTTCGCCGAGCAGACGGCTCAAAAACTGGACTACCGCACGTTGCTGGCGCCCCTCGACGATTTTTCCACCTGCGCCCGGACGTTTTTCCTCGAAGGTCGTGGGGCGAATGTGACGGTGCCGTTCAAGGAAGAGGCCTATCGTCTGGCGAACAGTCTGACGGCGCGAGCGCAACGCGCCGGTGCGGTGAACACCCTGAGCAAACTCGCTGATGGCAGCCTGCTGGGCGACAACACCGATGGCGCCGGACTGGTGCTGGACCTGACGGTCAACGCCGGTTTCAGCCTCAAGGGCAAACGCATCCTGCTGCTCGGTGCTGGCGGCGCAGTGCGCGGTGCACTGGAGCCGTTGCTGGCCGAGCAACCCGCCTCGGTGATCATCGCCAACCGCACGGTGGAAAAAGCCGAACTGTTGGCGGAATTGTTCGCGGACCTGGGGCCGGTGTCGGCCAGTAGTTTTGATTGGTTGAAGGAGTCGGTGGACCTGATCATCAACGCGACGTCCGCCAGTCTGTCAGGGGATGTACCGCCGATTGCCAGCAGTTTGATCGAGCCGGGCAAGACGGTGTGCTACGACATGATGTACGGCAAGGAGCCGACCTCGTTCTGCCGTTGGGCCAGTGAACATGGCGCGGCGGTGTCGATGGATGGTTTGGGGATGCTCGCTGAACAAGCGGCAGAAGCCTTCTTCCTGTGGCGCGGCGTGCGGCCGGATACGGCGCCGGTGCTGGCCGAACTTCGCCGCCAACTCGCACTTTAA
- the hemF gene encoding oxygen-dependent coproporphyrinogen oxidase → MTTRTEAVKAYLLDLQDRICAALEAEDGGTQFVEDAWTRPAGGGGRTRVIENGAVIEKGGVNFSHVFGSGLPPSASAHRPELAGRGFEALGVSLVIHPHNPHVPTSHANVRFFIAEKDGEEPVWWFGGGFDLTPYYGNEEDCVHWHRVAEQACAPFGPDVYSRYKAWCDSYFHIKHRHEPRGIGGLFFDDLNEWDFDTSFAFMRAIGDAFIDAYLPIVQRRKNDAFTAKQREFQEFRRGRYVEFNLVYDRGTLFGLQSGGRTESILMSLPPQVRWGYDWKSEPGSEEARLTEYFLQDRDWLAKA, encoded by the coding sequence ATGACGACCCGCACCGAGGCCGTAAAAGCCTACCTGCTCGACCTGCAAGACCGCATTTGCGCGGCCCTCGAAGCTGAAGACGGCGGCACGCAGTTCGTCGAAGACGCCTGGACCCGGCCTGCCGGCGGTGGCGGTCGCACCCGGGTGATCGAAAACGGTGCTGTCATCGAAAAGGGCGGCGTCAACTTTTCCCACGTCTTCGGCAGCGGTCTCCCACCCTCCGCCAGCGCCCATCGACCAGAACTGGCCGGTCGTGGCTTTGAAGCCCTAGGCGTGTCGCTGGTGATTCACCCGCACAACCCGCACGTGCCGACGTCCCACGCCAACGTGCGCTTTTTCATCGCTGAAAAAGATGGTGAAGAACCAGTCTGGTGGTTCGGCGGTGGCTTCGACCTGACCCCTTATTACGGCAATGAAGAAGACTGCGTGCACTGGCACCGCGTTGCCGAGCAGGCCTGCGCGCCGTTTGGCCCGGACGTCTACTCGCGCTACAAGGCCTGGTGTGACAGCTACTTCCACATCAAGCATCGCCATGAGCCGCGCGGCATCGGTGGCCTGTTCTTCGATGACTTGAACGAGTGGGACTTCGACACCAGCTTCGCCTTTATGCGCGCCATCGGTGACGCGTTCATCGACGCCTACCTGCCGATCGTGCAGCGCCGCAAAAATGATGCGTTTACCGCCAAACAGCGTGAATTCCAGGAATTCCGCCGTGGGCGCTACGTTGAATTCAACCTGGTCTACGACCGCGGCACGCTGTTCGGTCTGCAATCGGGCGGGCGTACCGAGTCGATCCTGATGTCCCTGCCACCGCAAGTTCGCTGGGGCTACGACTGGAAATCCGAGCCGGGCAGCGAAGAAGCACGCCTGACCGAGTACTTCCTGCAAGACCGCGATTGGTTGGCCAAGGCCTGA